In Pseudonocardia sp. C8, one genomic interval encodes:
- a CDS encoding histone-like nucleoid-structuring protein Lsr2, which yields MELQIARNPDPGSSLPFLMRVPLDEGVLVFRTKGTWPRTSALYCHPVPPDEWPGDAEVVERVALRACRRRGAAIDVIADRGREQRSQVVFTRARGREMVFWQSPRTRKQARPDVRVPTARAAGVSGLEIVVDAHERYPYTFADQQVSTVRRGLRCGDYAVVDDTGAVLAAATPAEIRRWARARGIEVSDRGRVSGEVVQAFKDAHPAPG from the coding sequence ATGGAGCTGCAGATCGCCCGCAATCCCGACCCGGGCAGCTCGCTGCCGTTCCTGATGCGGGTCCCGCTGGACGAGGGCGTGCTCGTGTTCCGCACGAAGGGCACCTGGCCGCGGACCTCGGCCCTGTACTGCCATCCGGTCCCGCCCGACGAGTGGCCGGGCGACGCGGAGGTCGTCGAGCGGGTGGCGTTGCGCGCGTGCCGTCGCCGGGGCGCGGCGATCGACGTCATCGCCGACCGTGGACGCGAGCAGCGCTCCCAGGTCGTGTTCACCCGCGCCCGCGGCCGGGAGATGGTGTTCTGGCAGTCGCCCCGGACCCGCAAGCAGGCCCGCCCCGACGTGCGGGTCCCCACGGCACGCGCGGCCGGGGTCTCCGGGCTGGAGATCGTGGTGGACGCCCACGAGCGCTACCCGTACACCTTCGCCGACCAGCAGGTCTCCACGGTGCGGCGCGGGCTGCGGTGCGGGGACTACGCCGTCGTCGACGACACCGGCGCCGTGCTGGCCGCCGCGACCCCGGCCGAGATCCGCCGTTGGGCCAGGGCACGGGGGATCGAGGTGTCGGACCGCGGCCGGGTGTCCGGCGAGGTCGTGCAGGCCTTCAAGGACGCGCACCCGGCACCAGGGTGA
- a CDS encoding VOC family protein has product MEQRISLVTLGVTDLHRARTFYEALGWRGQEVEETVFFQASGLALVLWDRGKLAADCGLPDERAGGFGGIALAHNVRSDGEVDEVLAAAERAGGTVTKPAATSALGFYSGVFTDPDGHPWEVAHNPGFTLAEDGSLTLPDFGGS; this is encoded by the coding sequence GTGGAGCAGCGCATCAGCCTCGTGACCCTGGGCGTCACCGACCTGCACCGCGCCCGCACCTTCTACGAGGCGCTCGGATGGCGCGGCCAGGAGGTCGAGGAGACCGTGTTCTTCCAGGCCAGCGGGCTCGCGCTCGTCCTGTGGGACCGCGGGAAGCTCGCCGCCGACTGCGGCCTGCCCGACGAGCGGGCCGGCGGGTTCGGCGGGATCGCGCTCGCCCACAACGTCCGCTCCGACGGCGAGGTCGACGAGGTGCTGGCCGCGGCCGAGCGGGCCGGCGGGACGGTGACCAAGCCGGCGGCTACCTCGGCCCTGGGTTTCTACTCCGGGGTCTTCACCGACCCCGACGGGCATCCCTGGGAGGTCGCCCACAACCCCGGGTTCACGCTGGCCGAGGACGGCTCGCTGACCCTGCCCGACTTCGGCGGCAGCTGA
- the proS gene encoding proline--tRNA ligase, with amino-acid sequence MAGARLGAVLTPRAVDFPRWYQEVLEKAQLADHGPVRGTMVVRPYGYALWERMQAEVDSRIKRAGAENVYLPLFIPEGHLRREAEHVEGFDPELAVVTHAGGKPLTEPIVVRPTSETLFGELMARWIQSHRDLPLLLNQWANVVRWELRPRIFLRTSEFLWQEGHTAHATAEEAARYARTIHLDVYRDFLRSVLALPVLVGVKTARERFAGAVDTLTCEAMMGDGKALQCATSHELGQNFARAFDMTFTDAGGVHRHCWTTSWGCSTRMVGALIMGHGDDDGLVVPPRLAPVQVVVLPVRADDAVLGTARELVEAMGRAGIRARLDDSTERGFGRRATDWELKGVPLRIDVGPRDLGSGELPVARRDTGERLRVPVAELPRRLPALLEDVQAGLLAGAEAARAGRTVDTRSVDEAREAARTGFARIPWRVLGEDGERALAGDAISVRCLQTADGRIPDDVSGDDVLAVVGRSY; translated from the coding sequence ATGGCGGGCGCGCGGCTGGGAGCGGTCCTCACGCCGAGGGCGGTCGACTTCCCTCGCTGGTACCAGGAGGTCCTGGAGAAGGCGCAGCTGGCCGACCACGGCCCGGTCCGGGGCACGATGGTCGTCCGGCCGTACGGCTACGCGTTGTGGGAGCGGATGCAGGCCGAGGTCGACTCCCGCATCAAGCGGGCCGGCGCGGAGAACGTCTACCTGCCGCTGTTCATCCCCGAGGGTCACCTCCGGCGGGAGGCCGAACACGTCGAGGGCTTCGACCCCGAGCTGGCCGTCGTGACGCACGCCGGCGGGAAGCCGCTCACCGAGCCCATCGTCGTCCGCCCCACCAGCGAGACGCTGTTCGGCGAGCTGATGGCCCGGTGGATCCAGAGCCACCGCGACCTGCCGTTGCTGCTCAACCAGTGGGCCAACGTCGTCCGCTGGGAGCTGCGCCCCCGGATCTTCCTGCGGACCAGCGAGTTCCTCTGGCAGGAGGGACACACCGCGCACGCGACCGCCGAGGAGGCCGCACGGTACGCCCGGACGATCCACCTCGACGTCTACCGGGACTTCCTGCGCTCGGTCCTCGCGCTGCCGGTGCTGGTCGGGGTCAAGACCGCCCGCGAGCGGTTCGCCGGCGCCGTCGACACGCTGACCTGCGAGGCGATGATGGGCGACGGCAAGGCGCTGCAGTGCGCCACCAGCCACGAGCTGGGACAGAACTTCGCGCGGGCGTTCGACATGACGTTCACCGACGCCGGCGGCGTGCACCGGCACTGCTGGACGACGTCCTGGGGGTGCAGCACGCGTATGGTCGGCGCCCTGATCATGGGGCACGGTGACGACGACGGCCTCGTCGTCCCGCCCCGGCTGGCCCCGGTCCAGGTGGTGGTGCTGCCGGTCCGGGCCGACGACGCCGTCCTCGGCACCGCCCGCGAGCTCGTCGAGGCGATGGGCCGGGCCGGCATCCGGGCGCGCCTCGACGACTCCACGGAGCGCGGGTTCGGACGGCGCGCCACGGACTGGGAGCTGAAGGGCGTCCCCCTGCGCATCGACGTCGGCCCCCGCGACCTCGGGTCCGGGGAGCTGCCGGTGGCCCGCCGCGACACCGGCGAGCGGCTCCGCGTGCCGGTCGCCGAGCTTCCCCGGCGGCTCCCCGCCCTGCTGGAGGACGTGCAGGCCGGGCTGCTCGCCGGTGCCGAGGCCGCGCGGGCCGGCCGGACCGTCGACACCCGCTCCGTCGACGAGGCCCGCGAGGCGGCGCGGACCGGGTTCGCCCGGATCCCGTGGCGCGTGCTCGGCGAGGACGGCGAGCGGGCGCTGGCCGGCGACGCGATCAGCGTCCGGTGCCTGCAGACCGCGGACGGGCGGATCCCGGACGACGTCTCCGGCGACGACGTCCTGGCCGTGGTCGGGCGGAGCTACTGA
- a CDS encoding VOC family protein, translating into MIKYPRFVTIWVSDQEKARDFFTETLGCELLTDVPYSGEDRWIEVRWPGAQTRLVLARADTELRAVLRERVGAMSHVWFECDDLDATYAQLTANGVEFPVPPGPAPWEPDRTRWAQFADPDGNLYGMSEQAG; encoded by the coding sequence ATGATCAAATACCCGAGGTTCGTGACGATCTGGGTGTCCGACCAGGAGAAGGCCCGGGACTTCTTCACCGAGACGCTCGGCTGCGAGCTGCTGACCGACGTCCCGTACTCGGGGGAGGACCGCTGGATCGAGGTCCGCTGGCCCGGAGCGCAGACCCGGCTCGTGCTGGCCCGCGCCGACACCGAGCTGCGGGCCGTGCTGCGTGAGCGGGTCGGTGCGATGAGCCACGTGTGGTTCGAGTGTGACGACCTGGACGCGACCTACGCGCAGCTGACGGCGAACGGCGTCGAGTTCCCGGTGCCACCGGGCCCGGCGCCCTGGGAACCCGACCGGACCCGGTGGGCCCAGTTCGCGGACCCGGACGGCAACCTGTACGGGATGAGCGAACAGGCCGGGTGA
- a CDS encoding decarboxylase has product MDTAPCRIGLLYPTRDCGEDDFVRFAALVDPAIEVAFGYVPWGESVSDVADLDPAGKLAAVRELGEPRRLQQAVDELAGFAPEVLSWACSSCSFLCGYEGAIHQAADLAERAALPASSTSLAFVAATQALGAQRVSVASVYGEEGTAGFVEFLRAAGISTVHHVAFDAPSDRALARWDRDRIVELVAAGDSDDADAVLVPETALHTAGLLAELEARTGKPVLTATQVTIWRALRQLGRDDRRPGLGTLFAR; this is encoded by the coding sequence ATGGACACCGCGCCCTGCCGCATCGGCCTGCTCTACCCGACCCGGGACTGCGGTGAGGACGACTTCGTCCGCTTCGCCGCGCTCGTCGATCCGGCGATCGAGGTGGCGTTCGGGTACGTGCCGTGGGGCGAGTCGGTGTCCGACGTCGCCGACCTGGATCCCGCGGGCAAGCTCGCCGCCGTCCGCGAGCTCGGTGAACCGCGGCGGCTGCAGCAGGCCGTCGACGAGCTGGCCGGCTTCGCCCCGGAGGTCCTGTCGTGGGCGTGCTCGAGCTGCAGCTTCCTGTGCGGCTACGAGGGCGCGATCCACCAGGCGGCGGACCTGGCCGAGCGGGCGGCGCTCCCCGCGAGCAGCACCTCGCTGGCGTTCGTCGCGGCCACGCAGGCACTCGGGGCGCAGCGGGTGTCGGTCGCCTCGGTCTACGGCGAGGAGGGCACCGCGGGCTTCGTCGAGTTCCTCCGCGCCGCCGGGATCAGCACGGTGCACCACGTGGCCTTCGACGCGCCGTCGGACCGGGCCCTGGCCCGGTGGGACCGCGACCGGATCGTCGAGCTGGTCGCGGCCGGCGACTCCGACGACGCCGACGCCGTGCTCGTCCCGGAGACGGCGCTGCACACGGCCGGCCTGCTGGCCGAGCTGGAGGCCCGCACCGGCAAGCCGGTCCTGACGGCGACGCAGGTGACCATCTGGCGGGCGCTCCGGCAGCTCGGCCGGGACGACAGGCGCCCCGGCCTCGGCACGCTGTTCGCGCGCTGA
- a CDS encoding SRPBCC family protein — MARAAGSSGAAVITLPADDQILITRDLCAPRRQVYRAWTTPELVERWWSGHRGTMTSVEIDLRVGGRWRYVMIVGDDHTGGREVAFHGEYREIVPNQRIVTTEVYEMPDAPDPGGDVPLNTVTFTDNGWHTILTLLTECPSNELRDAILESGMEVGVQEQMDLLEEVATLRQ; from the coding sequence ATGGCGCGTGCAGCAGGTAGCAGCGGAGCCGCAGTGATCACCCTGCCGGCCGACGACCAGATCCTGATCACGCGGGACCTCTGTGCTCCCCGGCGCCAGGTGTACCGGGCCTGGACCACGCCCGAACTGGTCGAACGGTGGTGGAGCGGCCACCGGGGCACGATGACGAGCGTCGAGATCGACCTGCGGGTCGGCGGCCGGTGGCGGTACGTGATGATCGTCGGAGACGATCACACGGGCGGGCGCGAGGTCGCGTTCCACGGTGAGTACCGCGAGATCGTCCCCAACCAGCGGATCGTCACGACCGAGGTGTACGAGATGCCGGACGCCCCGGACCCCGGCGGGGACGTGCCGCTGAACACCGTCACCTTCACCGACAACGGCTGGCACACCATCCTCACGCTGCTCACGGAGTGCCCGAGCAACGAGCTCCGTGACGCGATCCTGGAGTCCGGCATGGAGGTCGGCGTCCAGGAACAGATGGATCTCCTGGAGGAGGTCGCGACGTTGCGTCAGTGA
- a CDS encoding nitroreductase family protein, which translates to MQSETMPQGLAGMPVRPELAAVLADLDPARVANGDMVELLQAWRRLRSYVDAHELAAMAAVGRCDPDAPLWSTTRLPEPDPDCRMEIAVALTVTELTACREHALAEMLVHRLPAVHAALAAGDIDKGRAAVFADLLEPLTDTQNATIVADLLPKASGWTSGQLRARLQRRVIAIDPDAARRRYRRALRERRVICYLDPEGTATIAASGLDPTAAQAACERLDGLAHAIRAAGHPASLSCIRADLATALLDGSLHTLTQDQIITTMLDRATEHDDPTDPDPAGAADTDSDPDTGKDGGGGADDAEEDEEDRAHGGADGEDHGEDGEDGEGDGADGEDGEGDGADGEEDEGGGGDGGGGDGPRDRGPHDSTGPAGNAGGSDDSTGTAASTGGSSTGSGSTDRSDSTGRSGSTGRSGSSAGGDSGGSGEGGGGVGSDGPGSAASPPVPEPARPGIEIRIRLATLLGHDDHPAEIPGLGPVLAPTARACVTRHRHAEWRFAITDPDGHLLLAGTTRRRPPTAPTGRGPSSPRQAHGGTVELQIPADLLAALAADPPPAGHPCSPTWPPRTPAATSSWPSSTAVPATGSRTPRCAATSRSGTAPAASPAAADRPARPSRTTPTTTATAATPSPATSARSACCTTPSRPPDAGSYDNRRRECSTGAARSAASTSPAASPSACPCPTRSPTPSPGPRTSNRPRRRSRPNARSTSNPSIPRHPHRRRGSDRAPRPPTGPHRPGPTPLRRSDSERRPDGPTFTRHRRRCCPTTSRGSPACSASAVPPATGRAVVPSPTTGTGTAWHDSGVDTPDLTDLRRLTAAPAVRIFDDEPVPSETVRALVDVARRTGSARNRQPWRFVVVTDAPLRRALSRLGAYAQHVATAPCAIVLLAADDGRRDTLFDVGRAAQSLVLAATAAGLGCCPATLYPDGNVREAARLLEAPEGWDPRWCFSLGWPGARPVGRSAVPSGRLPLDDVLMWR; encoded by the coding sequence ATGCAGTCGGAGACCATGCCGCAGGGCCTGGCGGGGATGCCCGTCCGCCCGGAGCTGGCTGCGGTGCTCGCCGACCTGGATCCCGCCCGGGTCGCCAACGGCGACATGGTGGAACTGCTGCAGGCCTGGCGGCGGCTGCGCTCGTATGTCGACGCCCACGAGCTGGCCGCGATGGCCGCGGTCGGGCGGTGTGACCCGGACGCACCGCTGTGGTCGACCACCCGGCTACCGGAGCCGGACCCGGACTGCCGGATGGAGATCGCGGTCGCGCTCACCGTGACCGAGCTGACCGCCTGCCGCGAACACGCCCTGGCCGAGATGCTGGTCCACCGCCTACCCGCCGTACACGCCGCCCTGGCCGCCGGAGACATCGACAAGGGCCGGGCCGCGGTGTTCGCCGACCTGCTCGAACCGCTGACCGACACCCAGAACGCCACGATCGTGGCCGACCTGCTGCCCAAGGCCTCGGGCTGGACCAGCGGACAGCTACGGGCCCGGCTGCAGCGACGGGTGATCGCCATCGACCCCGACGCCGCCCGCCGCCGCTACCGCCGCGCCCTGCGCGAGCGGCGGGTGATCTGCTACCTCGACCCCGAGGGCACCGCCACCATCGCAGCCAGCGGGCTCGACCCCACCGCCGCCCAGGCCGCCTGCGAACGCCTCGACGGACTGGCCCACGCGATCCGCGCGGCCGGGCACCCGGCGTCGTTGTCGTGCATCCGGGCCGACCTGGCCACCGCGCTGCTGGACGGCAGCCTGCACACCCTGACCCAGGACCAGATCATCACCACCATGCTCGACCGCGCCACCGAGCACGACGACCCCACCGACCCCGACCCCGCGGGTGCCGCCGACACCGACAGCGACCCCGACACCGGCAAGGACGGCGGCGGCGGCGCGGACGACGCCGAGGAGGACGAGGAGGACCGCGCCCACGGCGGCGCCGACGGCGAGGACCACGGCGAGGACGGCGAGGACGGCGAGGGCGACGGGGCGGACGGCGAGGACGGCGAGGGCGACGGCGCGGACGGCGAGGAGGATGAGGGCGGGGGCGGCGACGGTGGTGGCGGGGATGGCCCCCGCGATCGGGGCCCGCACGACAGCACCGGCCCCGCCGGGAACGCCGGCGGGAGCGACGACAGCACCGGCACCGCTGCCAGCACGGGCGGCAGCAGCACGGGCAGCGGCAGCACCGACCGCAGCGACAGCACCGGGCGCAGCGGCAGCACCGGCCGCAGCGGCAGCAGCGCCGGCGGCGATAGCGGTGGCAGCGGTGAAGGTGGTGGTGGCGTCGGATCCGACGGCCCTGGCTCCGCGGCGTCCCCACCGGTCCCGGAGCCGGCCCGGCCCGGCATCGAGATCCGGATCCGGCTGGCGACCCTGCTCGGACACGACGACCACCCCGCCGAGATCCCCGGTCTCGGCCCGGTCCTGGCCCCCACCGCCCGGGCCTGCGTGACCCGCCACCGGCACGCCGAGTGGCGGTTCGCGATCACCGACCCGGACGGCCACCTCCTGCTCGCCGGCACCACCCGCCGCCGCCCACCCACCGCGCCCACCGGGCGCGGGCCGTCCTCGCCCCGGCAGGCCCACGGCGGCACCGTCGAACTCCAGATCCCCGCGGATCTGCTGGCCGCACTCGCCGCCGACCCGCCACCGGCTGGGCACCCCTGCTCGCCGACCTGGCCGCCCAGAACGCCCGCCGCGACCAGCTCCTGGCCGAGCTCGACAGCCGTCCCGGCGACCGGTTCCCGCACCCCGCGCTGCGCCGCCACATCGAGGTCCGGGACCGCACCTGCAGCTTCCCCGGCTGCCGCCGACCGGCCTGCAAGACCCAGCAGGACCACACCCACGACCACCGCCACGGCGGCGACACCGTCGCCGGCAACCTCGGCCCGCTCTGCGTGCTGCACCACGCCCTCAAGACCGCCGGACGCTGGCAGCTACGACAACCGGCGCCGGGAGTGTTCCACTGGCGCAGCCCGCTCGGCCGCATCTACCTCACCCGCGGCGAGCCCGTCTGCGTGCCCCTGCCCGACCCGCTCCCCGACCCCATCTCCCGGGCCGAGGACGAGCAACCGCCCGCGCCGCCGATCCCGGCCCAACGCGAGATCGACGAGCAACCCCTCTATCCCACGGCACCCCCACCGGCGCCGCGGCAGCGATCGAGCACCCCGGCCACCGACCGGGCCCCACCGGCCCGGTCCGACCCCGCTCCGCCGTTCTGATTCCGAGCGGCGGCCGGACGGGCCGACGTTCACCCGCCACCGTCGACGGTGCTGCCCGACGACGTCACGGGGTTCGCCGGCGTGCTCGGCGTCCGCGGTGCCGCCGGCCACCGGCCGCGCGGTCGTCCCTTCCCCCACCACCGGCACCGGCACGGCCTGGCACGATTCCGGAGTGGACACCCCGGACCTCACCGACCTGCGCCGGCTCACGGCCGCGCCCGCCGTCCGCATCTTCGACGACGAGCCGGTCCCGTCGGAGACGGTGCGTGCGCTCGTCGACGTGGCCCGCCGGACCGGCTCGGCCCGCAACCGGCAGCCGTGGCGCTTCGTCGTGGTCACCGACGCCCCGCTGCGCCGCGCCCTGAGCCGGCTCGGTGCCTACGCCCAGCACGTCGCGACGGCGCCGTGCGCGATCGTCCTGCTGGCCGCGGACGACGGCCGCCGGGACACCCTGTTCGACGTCGGCCGGGCCGCGCAGTCGCTCGTGCTTGCAGCCACCGCGGCCGGGCTCGGCTGCTGCCCGGCGACGCTCTACCCGGACGGGAACGTCCGGGAGGCCGCCCGGCTGCTCGAGGCGCCCGAAGGCTGGGATCCCCGCTGGTGCTTCTCCCTCGGGTGGCCGGGTGCGCGTCCGGTGGGCCGCTCGGCGGTGCCGAGCGGGCGGTTGCCGCTCGACGACGTGCTGATGTGGCGGTGA
- a CDS encoding dihydrofolate reductase family protein encodes MRTSHPGMGRLRYTAIMSADGFLTDPDGRYDWAVPDDEVLAFVTDRERGADTHLYGRRMYEEMRVWEDVSSGWPDLELEFARTWRAATKVVYSSTLPEVATARTRLERVFDPVRVRAIVDGAPHDVSVSGPTLAAEAFRHDLVDDVELYLVPMLVGGGLRALPDGVRAGLELAGQHRFGNGFAFLHYRRARGQDGR; translated from the coding sequence GTGCGCACGAGTCATCCCGGTATGGGACGGCTGCGCTACACCGCCATCATGTCGGCCGACGGTTTCCTCACCGACCCCGACGGACGCTACGACTGGGCCGTGCCCGACGACGAGGTGCTCGCGTTCGTCACCGACCGCGAGCGCGGCGCCGACACCCACCTCTACGGCCGCCGCATGTACGAGGAGATGCGGGTCTGGGAGGACGTCTCCTCGGGGTGGCCCGACCTGGAACTCGAGTTCGCGCGGACGTGGCGGGCCGCGACGAAGGTCGTCTACTCCTCGACGCTGCCGGAGGTCGCCACCGCTCGGACCCGGCTGGAACGCGTCTTCGACCCGGTGAGGGTCCGCGCGATCGTCGACGGCGCCCCGCACGACGTCTCGGTCTCCGGTCCCACCCTCGCGGCCGAGGCGTTCCGGCACGACCTCGTCGACGACGTCGAGCTCTACCTCGTGCCGATGCTCGTCGGGGGTGGCCTGCGTGCGCTGCCCGACGGCGTCCGCGCCGGCCTGGAGCTCGCCGGGCAGCACCGCTTCGGCAACGGGTTCGCGTTCCTGCACTACCGCCGCGCCCGCGGTCAGGACGGCCGGTAG
- a CDS encoding crosslink repair DNA glycosylase YcaQ family protein codes for MTPAPAVDRARWLGFRWSRHGLGAARPVGARTDLLLLGVQDGRRDGAAHSLAARGAGDDGTVLVYSVRGAPHRHARNRLGTVRAAVAPLDTDTGGPERVSALREIADALCRVVTGPETKGEISTALTARVAHRATWCARCGADHVPDLDFRIAATLAGLVLVPGPGTVLEPGPPTPAESTVDARTALLDAWFRFDGPVARATVTDWFGGDPAAIGPLWKAGSGSRVTVRVDDRRCEVPGALLDDLRAAPVAEGVALVPPHDAWLRRVDRALLVPDRARRSRVWQAVSAPGALLAGGEVAGTWRHRREGTLVEPFEELPRTVVDAVVAEAERVTGSARVEVHARP; via the coding sequence GTGACTCCCGCACCTGCCGTGGACCGGGCGCGCTGGCTCGGCTTCCGCTGGTCCCGGCACGGCCTCGGGGCGGCTCGCCCGGTCGGGGCCCGCACGGACCTGCTGCTGCTCGGTGTCCAGGACGGCCGGCGCGACGGAGCGGCGCACTCCCTCGCCGCCCGGGGGGCCGGCGACGACGGCACCGTGCTGGTCTACTCGGTCCGCGGCGCGCCGCACCGGCACGCGCGTAACCGGCTCGGCACCGTGCGCGCCGCGGTCGCCCCGCTCGACACCGACACCGGCGGGCCGGAGCGCGTGTCCGCGCTCCGGGAGATCGCGGACGCGCTCTGCCGGGTCGTGACCGGCCCGGAGACCAAGGGGGAGATCAGCACCGCGCTGACCGCGCGGGTGGCCCACCGCGCGACCTGGTGTGCCCGCTGCGGCGCCGACCACGTCCCGGACCTGGACTTCCGGATCGCGGCGACGCTCGCCGGGCTCGTGCTCGTCCCGGGACCCGGCACCGTCCTCGAACCCGGCCCGCCGACCCCGGCGGAGTCCACGGTGGACGCGCGGACGGCGCTGCTCGACGCCTGGTTCCGGTTCGACGGCCCGGTCGCCCGGGCGACGGTGACGGACTGGTTCGGTGGCGACCCCGCCGCGATCGGTCCCCTGTGGAAGGCCGGCTCCGGCAGCCGGGTCACCGTCCGGGTCGACGACCGCCGGTGCGAGGTGCCGGGAGCACTGCTGGACGACCTGCGCGCCGCACCCGTCGCCGAAGGGGTCGCGCTCGTCCCTCCGCACGACGCCTGGCTGCGCCGGGTGGACCGCGCCCTGCTGGTCCCGGACCGGGCACGCCGGTCGCGGGTGTGGCAGGCGGTGTCGGCGCCCGGCGCGCTGCTGGCCGGCGGCGAGGTCGCCGGAACCTGGCGGCACCGCCGGGAGGGGACGCTGGTGGAACCGTTCGAGGAGCTGCCCCGGACCGTCGTGGACGCCGTCGTCGCCGAGGCGGAGCGGGTGACCGGTTCCGCGCGGGTCGAGGTGCACGCTCGGCCGTAG
- the prcB gene encoding proteasome subunit beta yields MTGPSFLDQLRAHAPEVLPAALPRDPAQRVPADLRTPHGTTIIAFTWADGVLLAGDRRATSGNLIAQKDLVKVMAIDDTSAAGFAGSVGHAVLMLKLFAAEVEQYEKVEGAPISQDGKIRRLSTIVRENLGAALQGFVALPLYAGYDASDADPARIVTFDPSGSVARNRSGYASIGSGSAFAEGSLKKRHRPDLDRDGAIALAVNALWDAADDDTATAGPDLTRSLFPTVVTVTAAGTEEIAESELRSATDEMLAARAARPGG; encoded by the coding sequence ATGACCGGCCCGTCGTTCCTGGACCAGCTGCGTGCGCACGCCCCCGAGGTGCTGCCCGCCGCCCTGCCCCGCGACCCCGCCCAGCGCGTGCCCGCCGACCTGCGCACCCCGCACGGCACGACGATCATCGCGTTCACCTGGGCCGACGGCGTGCTCCTCGCAGGGGACCGGCGGGCCACGTCCGGCAACCTGATCGCCCAGAAGGACCTGGTCAAGGTCATGGCGATCGACGACACGTCGGCCGCCGGGTTCGCCGGCTCGGTCGGGCACGCCGTGCTCATGCTCAAGCTGTTCGCGGCCGAGGTGGAGCAGTACGAGAAGGTCGAGGGGGCCCCGATCAGCCAGGACGGCAAGATCCGCCGGCTGTCCACGATCGTGCGGGAGAACCTGGGTGCGGCGCTGCAGGGGTTCGTGGCGTTGCCGCTGTACGCCGGCTACGACGCGTCCGACGCCGACCCGGCCCGGATCGTGACGTTCGATCCCTCGGGCAGCGTCGCGCGCAACCGGTCCGGCTACGCGAGCATCGGATCCGGTTCCGCGTTCGCCGAGGGATCGCTGAAGAAGCGGCACCGGCCGGACCTCGACCGGGACGGCGCGATCGCGCTCGCGGTGAACGCGCTGTGGGACGCCGCCGACGACGACACCGCGACCGCCGGCCCGGACCTGACCCGTTCGCTGTTCCCCACCGTCGTGACGGTCACCGCGGCGGGGACCGAGGAGATCGCGGAGTCCGAGCTCCGATCCGCGACCGACGAGATGCTGGCCGCGCGGGCGGCGCGACCGGGCGGCTGA
- a CDS encoding nitronate monooxygenase, which produces MNARSRAESFCTRHGLRVPVLEAPMAGACPPELAAAVAGAGGMGASGVVNDPPEKIAGWVRRYRELAGDAPLQLNLWIPDPPAPDDVTAQAAFLDALGGTAAPAAGPAPDFGAQFDAVLAARPTAVSTIMGLLTPDQVAAARDAGVAWFATATTRAEALAAERAGADAVVAQAMEAGGHRGTADPDAAEATAVGLFALIPWLADALEVPVVAAGAVADGRSLAAALTLGASAVQVGTALLRTPEAGIDAGWAATLDGLAPEDTVTTRAYTGRLARGVPTGYVRAWTRPDAPAPAPYPHQRRLVARYRAGEPGGVDRVNHWAGQAAARASTDPAGEVVARMWREADDLLP; this is translated from the coding sequence GTGAACGCACGGAGTCGCGCCGAGAGTTTCTGCACGCGTCACGGGCTCCGGGTGCCCGTCCTGGAAGCACCGATGGCGGGCGCCTGTCCACCGGAACTGGCGGCCGCGGTCGCCGGCGCCGGCGGGATGGGCGCCTCGGGCGTCGTCAACGACCCGCCGGAGAAGATCGCCGGCTGGGTGCGGCGCTACCGCGAGCTCGCCGGTGACGCCCCGCTCCAGCTGAACCTGTGGATCCCGGACCCGCCGGCCCCCGACGACGTCACCGCGCAGGCGGCGTTCCTCGACGCGCTCGGCGGGACCGCCGCCCCCGCGGCCGGGCCCGCCCCGGACTTCGGGGCCCAGTTCGACGCCGTGCTGGCGGCCCGCCCCACCGCCGTCTCGACGATCATGGGGCTGCTGACGCCGGACCAGGTCGCCGCGGCCCGGGACGCGGGTGTCGCGTGGTTCGCCACCGCCACCACCCGTGCGGAGGCGCTGGCCGCCGAGCGGGCGGGCGCGGACGCCGTCGTCGCGCAGGCGATGGAGGCGGGCGGGCACCGCGGCACCGCCGACCCGGACGCCGCCGAGGCCACCGCGGTCGGGCTGTTCGCGCTGATCCCGTGGCTGGCCGACGCGCTGGAGGTTCCGGTCGTCGCGGCCGGGGCGGTTGCCGACGGCCGGTCGCTGGCCGCCGCGCTGACCCTCGGGGCGAGCGCGGTGCAGGTCGGGACGGCACTGCTGCGCACCCCCGAGGCCGGCATCGACGCCGGCTGGGCCGCCACCCTCGATGGCCTGGCCCCGGAGGACACCGTGACCACCCGGGCGTACACCGGGCGGCTGGCCCGCGGCGTCCCGACCGGCTACGTCCGTGCCTGGACCCGGCCGGACGCCCCCGCCCCGGCGCCCTACCCGCACCAGCGACGCCTGGTCGCCCGCTACCGCGCGGGGGAGCCGGGTGGCGTGGACCGGGTCAACCACTGGGCCGGGCAGGCCGCCGCCCGGGCGAGCACCGACCCGGCCGGGGAGGTCGTGGCGCGGATGTGGCGGGAGGCCGACGACCTGCTGCCGTGA